Within the Dolichospermum compactum NIES-806 genome, the region ATCACCTAATTCTCTTAATAACCTCTCAATCCGTTCTGTATCCGTGTTACCATAACGTGCAGAATACACCCCCGGCGCACCATTGAGGGCATCTACCTTTAAACCAGAATCATCAGCGATCGCCCAATTACCTGTAGCTTTAGCAATTTCTGAGGCTTTCAGACAAGCATTCTCCGCAAAGGTTTCTCCCGTTTCTTCCACATCCAAATCTTCTGGTTTTAAAGCTAATTCCCAACCAGAATCAGCTAAATAAGCCTGCATTTCCTTCAATTTTCCGGGGTTTCCTGTCGCTACTACAAGTAATTTATTCATCAGTTGTTAGTTGTTAATAAAAAGGTAATTACAGCGGTTTCCGCTCTTATGCGCTATATCTTAGCCCCCTCATCGCTTGCGGGGAGGGGTTCTTGTATTTCACTCAACCAAGAACCGCCATATCAAATTCTGAGATTATTTATGCTAAATTTTCCGATAAATTGACTTTTTTATATAATTTCTTTAAAGATAATTCTACATTAATTGATGACAAATTTATCATAGCATCTTCAGTTTCATACTCCGTTAAAATCCATTGATTTTCCGAAGTTTTCACATACTGCATTACATAATATTTAGTTTGGTCAATTAAAATATATTCTTTAAACTCAGGAATTGAGCGATAATAAAGAAACTTATCACCACGATAGCTGCGCTCGCCGTAGGCATCATAATCTTTTGTTGATTTAGATAAAACTTCCACAATCAACACAGGATTAGTAACTATTGTAGTATTAGCGCTGTAATAAAATAGCCTATTTTATAGGCAAAAGAGGTACAAATTTTCATCACAAAGCTTTGCACCTCAAGGGTTTTACTACTGACGGGGTTTTTTCTTAGAAGCCTTTAATACAGGTAAAGGGTCAGCCGAAGACTGAGGAGGTAAATAATATTGTGCAACAGGTTCTTCTGGTAAAGACGGACGTTGCTGCATTCGCCATAATTTAAAGACGAGAGCTATTCCGGCTGTTCCTAAACCAAAGGTGAAAAGTGACCAACTATCATCTAAACCACCAATCAAAGCATCTATCATTCCCACTGTTATCAACGCACTAATGATAGGTTCTTTGCGGTAGGCTGACTTTAAAAAACGAGGTAATACAGCATTCATCACAGCTTACTTAGTTCCAGTTAGATTTTTTGTATAAATTTACTCAGAATATCCCAACTAATATTTGTCTGTTTCATCAAAGGCAAATAATAGCATAGATAATTGTAATTTCCTTTGGCAAAAAAGGGAGTACGGTAATTAACACCCACAGACAGAAGAGATTGTGTTGAGGATCATCACAGTTATTTCTATTTTACTAGGACTGAGGCACTAAGTTAACTTGGGGAAACAGCCTGAGAGGACAAAAATAAACCGAAAACTAGTGTAGAGACGTTATATGGAACGTCTCTACACCTAATTCATACTATCAGTAACGCCAAATTAGAAGTCTACTTTAAACCAAGCCATGCAATTACACCTTGATTGGTAGCGTATTCAATTACTACCATTAAAACAAAACCAATCATAGCTGCTCTGCCATTTAAACGTTCAGCATATTCATTGAAGCCAAATTTGGGTTCTTCTAATTTGGGGGTAATGGTTGGTTGTTGTTGTGTCATAATCAGTGATTCCTTTCTTGATAATTGGCAAACAAAAATTTACAGAGATTTTTCAAGTAAATTGCCGGCTCTGGTCGTCGGTACTTAACAATTTTTAATTATTCTTTATCTATTGTAAGAAGACTGGCGGATTAGTCAAGGTGTAGCGTGAGGGAGAATAAAAATTTTGCATTTTGAATTACTGAATACGGAAATAATCAGCTAGGTACTGGCACGCTAAAGTGAAACAATCAAATATAAGAGGCTATCAATGGAAATTGGTGTTCCCAAGGAAACTAAAGATCAGGAATTTCGGGTAGGTTTAAGTCCTTCCAGTGTTCGGGTATTACGGGAAAACGGTAATAATATTTTTGTAGAAACTGAAGCTGGTACTGGCGCGGGATTTACTGATGAAGACTACCGCAATGCTGGGGCAGAAATTGTCAATACTGCGTATGCTGCTTGGAATCGGGAGTTAGTTATTAAGGTAAAAGAACCTTTGGTAAGCGAGTATAAATTCTTGCAAAAAGAGCAGTTGTTATTTACTTATTTACATTTAGCGGCAAATCGCCAGTTAACAGAATATTTAATTGATTGTGGCACTTGTGCGATCGCTTATGAAACTGTAGAACAACCAGGAGCAAATAAACTCCCCTTACTCACCCCCATGAGTATTGTTGCTGGTCGGTTAGCCGTACAATTTGGCGCAAGATTCCTAGAACGTCAACAAGGAGGCAGAGGCGTACTTTTAGGCGGTATCCCCGGAGTCAAAGCGGGTAAAGTGGTAATTTTAGGTGGTGGTGTAGTTGGTACAGAAGCCGCCAAAATCGCCGTCGGTATGGGTGCAATAGTGCAAATCTTAGATGTCAACGTGGAACGTCTATCTTACCTAGAAACCTTGTTTGGGTCGAGAGTAGAACTACTTTACAGCAACTCCGCCCATATTGAAGCCGCCGTCAAAGATGCCGATTTACTCATTGGTGCAGTCTTAATTCCCGGTAAAAAAGCCCCCATTCTCGTATCTCGTGAACTAGTTAAACAAATGCGACCCGGTTCAGTGATTGTAGATGTCGCTGTTGATCAAGGTGGATGTGTTGAAACTTTATATCCCACTTCTCACACTAAGCCAGTATACCTTGATGAAGGAGTAGTGCATTATGGCGTGCCGAATATGCCAGGAGCAGTTCCTTGGACATCTACACAAGCTCTCAACAACTCCACCTTACCTTATACAGTCCAATTAGCAAATCTGGGGCTTAAAGCTTTAGAAATTAACCCAGCCTTAGCAAAAGGTTTAAACGTCCAAAATCACCGTCTTGTACATCCTGCTGTGCAAGAAATGTTTCCCGATTTAGTTGGGTGATTGGTGATTGGTGATTGGTGATTGGTGATTGGTAAAATTTAACCCAGTCCCCAGTCCCCAGTCCCCAATCTACTTCACCATAGATAAAATAATCCCCACCAGTGAACCAAGAATTAGCACCATACCGCTGAGAGAACTAATTGCAAAACCAGGACCGCGTTTTTCAGCAGCTTGATAATATCCCCAAGCATAAGCAATTCTTCCTACTATCCAAGCAGCGCCCAGCGCAGAACCCCAAATAGGACTAACATAAGTAGAAAACAACCATAAAGCCGGAATAAATAAAGCTAGTTGTTCCAAGGTATTTTGTTGTACCCTTAGCACTCTTTCAAAATCCAGGTTTCCTGTAGTTTGCGGTACAGGAACTTGATATTTAGCTCTAGCTATACCAACATTAATTGTTACTACAAAGTATAGTATAAGTGCGGAAACAGTAACTAAACTAGGATAAGGAGACATAAAGTTGAGTAAAATGGGAAAGTAACGTGATTTACAAAATATTATAGGTGACGGGTGATTACTTACAGCAGGATTCACCGAGTCAGGAGTCAGGAGTCAGGAGTAAAACTGGCTTGCTGTCTGGCTTTGAATTTAGATCCTGTAACTCATTAATCTGCAATCTGCTGTAAGTGACAGGTGAGAATTTAATTAATTACTAGCCAGCAATGATAGAAACATTAGAACCATTAATTGAATTAAAAGGTATTTCTAAAACTTTTGGTAACAACAAGGTTTTAGATAACGTTGATTTAAAGATATACCGAGGACAAGCACTAGGAATAATTGGCCCTTCGGGAACTGGCAAATCAACGGTTTTAAGGATTATAGCCGGATTATTAAAACCTGATG harbors:
- the rdgB gene encoding RdgB/HAM1 family non-canonical purine NTP pyrophosphatase, which codes for MNKLLVVATGNPGKLKEMQAYLADSGWELALKPEDLDVEETGETFAENACLKASEIAKATGNWAIADDSGLKVDALNGAPGVYSARYGNTDTERIERLLRELGDQKNRQAQFVCAIAVANPQGEIVIQSEGICHGEILFAPSGDSGFGYDPVFYVPEKQLTFAQMTTGLKKSISHRGNALKALVPQLIKVVIL
- a CDS encoding chlorophyll a/b-binding protein; protein product: MTQQQPTITPKLEEPKFGFNEYAERLNGRAAMIGFVLMVVIEYATNQGVIAWLGLK
- the ald gene encoding alanine dehydrogenase; amino-acid sequence: MEIGVPKETKDQEFRVGLSPSSVRVLRENGNNIFVETEAGTGAGFTDEDYRNAGAEIVNTAYAAWNRELVIKVKEPLVSEYKFLQKEQLLFTYLHLAANRQLTEYLIDCGTCAIAYETVEQPGANKLPLLTPMSIVAGRLAVQFGARFLERQQGGRGVLLGGIPGVKAGKVVILGGGVVGTEAAKIAVGMGAIVQILDVNVERLSYLETLFGSRVELLYSNSAHIEAAVKDADLLIGAVLIPGKKAPILVSRELVKQMRPGSVIVDVAVDQGGCVETLYPTSHTKPVYLDEGVVHYGVPNMPGAVPWTSTQALNNSTLPYTVQLANLGLKALEINPALAKGLNVQNHRLVHPAVQEMFPDLVG
- a CDS encoding MAPEG family protein; this translates as MSPYPSLVTVSALILYFVVTINVGIARAKYQVPVPQTTGNLDFERVLRVQQNTLEQLALFIPALWLFSTYVSPIWGSALGAAWIVGRIAYAWGYYQAAEKRGPGFAISSLSGMVLILGSLVGIILSMVK